The following coding sequences lie in one Oligoflexia bacterium genomic window:
- a CDS encoding glycosyltransferase family 39 protein — translation MGLEQSPPGFYADEARGAAHVMCLQEWGHDAAGVSYPLFADGGEGYYSPIHIYSAYIWTAIFGHSISAFRAMSAFVTTLTIIGLWFLANQLFGKSAALMTVLAATMSPWAFSVSRIAADDPTLFPMGMVWGIYFLIRGTKIWDAMLAGLLFSVAMYSYPPARAVIPLLFIIIFWYQGFSRQTFTLLFMAVVVAVTTGLPWILPILNGDMQRRMNAVGIFSAKYMDHHHIESIFGIIPVFLKNLLLHMSPVFLFWSGDANLRHSTQFTGELGWVDILAVGMGIIFLIKSRVKKPWDRRLIFCLLGFLIGLVPAALTWERIPHALRSVGAWPFISLVSGYLLAIALERWAQFKNTLVIVSLVYSVLFFWNYFETYPKLSKNVWDTPVKEIAILAKEQNAWPEFLEITKTYPYMATRYFLMYYGGMTCKDTYPK, via the coding sequence GTGGGACTTGAACAATCGCCGCCGGGATTTTATGCCGATGAAGCGCGCGGTGCTGCTCATGTAATGTGTTTACAAGAATGGGGGCATGACGCTGCCGGAGTCTCATATCCATTGTTTGCAGATGGTGGAGAAGGTTATTATAGCCCCATTCATATTTATTCAGCATATATTTGGACGGCGATTTTTGGACACTCAATATCTGCCTTTCGAGCAATGTCAGCATTTGTTACCACGCTGACAATCATTGGGCTTTGGTTTTTGGCAAATCAATTATTTGGAAAGTCCGCGGCATTGATGACTGTACTTGCAGCGACAATGTCACCCTGGGCATTTTCAGTGTCGCGTATTGCGGCTGATGATCCGACATTATTTCCTATGGGAATGGTGTGGGGAATTTATTTTTTAATTCGAGGAACCAAAATCTGGGACGCAATGCTTGCAGGGTTATTATTTTCAGTGGCCATGTATTCTTATCCGCCCGCTCGAGCGGTGATCCCGCTACTTTTCATAATAATTTTTTGGTATCAAGGGTTTTCAAGGCAAACATTTACGCTTCTCTTTATGGCCGTTGTTGTTGCTGTGACAACTGGCTTACCCTGGATCTTACCCATTTTAAATGGTGATATGCAAAGGCGCATGAATGCTGTTGGAATTTTTTCGGCGAAGTATATGGATCATCATCACATTGAAAGTATTTTTGGAATTATTCCGGTTTTTCTTAAAAATCTACTCTTGCATATGTCCCCTGTATTTTTATTTTGGAGTGGAGATGCGAATCTTCGCCACTCAACACAATTTACTGGAGAGTTAGGTTGGGTTGATATCTTAGCTGTAGGAATGGGAATTATTTTTTTAATTAAGAGTAGAGTAAAAAAACCATGGGATCGTCGTTTGATCTTTTGTCTTCTAGGTTTTCTTATTGGGCTCGTGCCTGCTGCACTGACGTGGGAACGCATACCCCATGCATTGAGATCAGTAGGTGCCTGGCCTTTTATTTCATTGGTCAGCGGGTATTTGCTGGCTATAGCACTTGAACGTTGGGCTCAGTTTAAAAATACCCTTGTTATTGTGAGCTTGGTCTATAGCGTGTTATTTTTTTGGAATTATTTTGAAACGTACCCAAAACTTTCTAAAAATGTGTGGGATACTCCTGTCAAAGAAATTGCTATTTTGGCCAAAGAGCAAAACGCATGGCCTGAATTTCTTGAGATCACTAAAACGTATCCGTATATGGCGACGCGCTACTTCCTCATGTACTACGGTGGAATGACATGCAAAGATACTTATCCAAAATAA
- a CDS encoding HEAT repeat domain-containing protein encodes MLGVRFLGFLFTLLVFVSSSAFGQTDNRLRLMFLDVEDPHEVDSWIVELNLQPSPTCPSDYCNDEFIASRPTLHVKGQEEILKYIKEKKIFSNAVFISGHHSAGFFGVKGRFSKLSLEVLTDDQACLPFFCKPKFVYLGGCYTTASRFAEVEIDPYQYLQRVLTHENEVPRTQLIISAIHQIANKGDKNPYAPVFPNATLFGYDERGPGKNSIPYIKILVSSFLNYLKQLTRAPTSSTALFELLKLDRNHSHYAQASKWWSEEGSRVSTTKSASYFPDHPIMQSNIDLEKFQKNTKSQTELLFQMSLALIDNSNTWGFTVDQSRLLLQDLDNALEGAASPPTELKNKLTQAALKILSDNPTQKVLALHALRISRSDNPSVHKMVAQELKNEDIYIRQAAIKALDKFQSKDHQILEAILEAFSDSNEMIRAFAASVVGRMKPKDHKTHLALAGLLQDQTESVVLNALDALVTIETTDASILQTIVSLLKTSTYKDVKIRAAYVFQFIKHRNEVINLALGEALNDSNSFVRLNAALALGLNKNSLLQAQSVLVELLNDSEPWVRANAVRGLGVIKSPNTEIQMAISKMISDSDANTRMNAILALIPVKVQDTSILAAITLALTDSDEFTRLAAQDFFKARAPH; translated from the coding sequence GTGCTTGGAGTTCGATTTTTAGGTTTTTTATTTACGCTTCTTGTTTTTGTCAGTAGCTCAGCTTTTGGCCAGACAGATAACAGACTCAGACTTATGTTTTTAGATGTCGAAGACCCCCATGAAGTCGACTCCTGGATCGTCGAACTCAACCTACAACCATCCCCGACCTGTCCTAGTGATTATTGCAATGATGAGTTTATAGCTTCACGCCCGACGTTGCATGTTAAAGGCCAAGAGGAAATTTTAAAGTATATAAAAGAAAAAAAGATTTTCTCAAATGCCGTTTTTATTTCTGGCCATCATTCAGCAGGTTTTTTTGGAGTTAAAGGTAGGTTTTCTAAACTCTCTCTTGAAGTACTTACTGATGATCAGGCATGTCTTCCATTTTTTTGTAAACCAAAGTTTGTCTATTTAGGAGGGTGTTACACAACAGCAAGTCGATTTGCTGAAGTAGAAATTGACCCGTATCAATATCTTCAAAGAGTACTCACCCATGAGAATGAAGTGCCTCGCACACAATTGATTATTTCTGCGATCCATCAAATTGCCAATAAAGGTGATAAAAATCCGTACGCCCCTGTTTTTCCAAATGCCACACTTTTTGGTTACGATGAACGAGGGCCAGGCAAAAATTCAATTCCATACATAAAAATTTTAGTTTCTTCATTTTTAAATTACTTAAAGCAGTTAACCAGGGCCCCAACATCTTCGACTGCTTTATTTGAACTTTTAAAACTAGATAGAAACCATAGCCACTATGCCCAAGCTTCGAAGTGGTGGTCAGAAGAGGGCTCCAGAGTGAGCACTACAAAAAGTGCGAGCTATTTTCCTGATCATCCGATTATGCAAAGTAATATTGATCTAGAAAAATTTCAAAAAAACACAAAATCACAAACCGAACTACTGTTTCAAATGAGTCTTGCACTTATCGATAATTCAAACACTTGGGGTTTTACAGTTGATCAAAGTCGACTACTGTTACAAGATTTAGATAATGCACTTGAGGGAGCGGCAAGCCCGCCAACAGAGCTGAAAAATAAATTAACACAAGCTGCGCTTAAAATCTTAAGCGATAACCCTACACAAAAAGTTTTAGCACTTCACGCATTGAGAATCTCACGCTCTGATAACCCAAGTGTTCATAAAATGGTGGCTCAAGAATTAAAAAACGAAGACATTTACATTCGACAAGCGGCAATTAAAGCTTTAGATAAATTTCAATCAAAAGATCATCAAATTCTTGAAGCAATCTTAGAAGCATTTAGCGATTCAAATGAAATGATCAGGGCTTTTGCGGCATCTGTTGTTGGTCGAATGAAACCAAAAGATCATAAAACACATCTTGCCTTAGCCGGGTTATTACAAGATCAAACAGAGAGTGTTGTTTTAAATGCGCTTGATGCTTTAGTGACTATTGAAACTACAGATGCATCGATACTTCAAACTATTGTTAGTCTTTTAAAAACATCTACTTATAAAGATGTAAAAATTCGCGCAGCTTATGTGTTTCAATTTATCAAACACAGAAATGAAGTTATTAATCTTGCACTTGGTGAGGCCCTTAATGACTCAAATAGTTTTGTACGCTTAAATGCTGCATTAGCATTAGGCCTTAACAAGAATTCTTTGCTCCAAGCACAATCTGTTCTTGTTGAATTGTTAAATGATTCAGAACCATGGGTGCGAGCGAATGCGGTTCGCGGATTAGGTGTTATAAAATCTCCAAATACAGAGATTCAAATGGCAATTTCCAAAATGATTTCTGATTCTGATGCCAACACAAGAATGAATGCCATACTGGCTCTTATTCCCGTTAAGGTTCAAGACACATCGATTTTGGCAGCCATAACACTTGCACTTACAGATTCAGATGAGTTTACACGCCTTGCAGCTCAAGATTTTTTCAAGGCCCGTGCTCCTCATTGA
- a CDS encoding TlpA disulfide reductase family protein yields the protein MLKGTLTVFAILLLSFSALATEVGDQAPCLNVDQIKVDGSRANHSLCDRNEGTQYLLLDFFQTTCGSCIDNLPNLTKLSIEAQTTTTTRLIAIDRNEQAVVDFVRKYQDLIKFEVPLDSKRAVAQAYNTYSTPTTYVVDKTNKVIYKHIGGWSDANYAELSKILAQ from the coding sequence ATGCTTAAAGGCACATTAACCGTGTTTGCAATTTTATTACTTTCGTTTTCAGCTCTCGCAACCGAGGTTGGTGACCAAGCTCCCTGTTTGAACGTTGATCAGATAAAAGTTGATGGTTCACGCGCAAATCACTCACTTTGTGATCGCAACGAAGGTACACAGTATTTGCTCTTAGATTTCTTTCAAACAACTTGTGGATCCTGCATAGATAATCTTCCTAATCTCACCAAGCTTTCAATAGAAGCACAAACAACAACCACTACTCGTTTGATTGCTATAGATCGCAACGAGCAAGCCGTCGTAGATTTTGTTAGAAAGTATCAAGATCTAATAAAATTTGAAGTGCCTTTAGATTCAAAACGAGCAGTCGCTCAAGCATACAATACTTATTCCACGCCCACAACTTACGTCGTCGATAAAACTAATAAAGTTATCTACAAACATATCGGCGGATGGTCTGACGCCAATTATGCTGAATTAAGCAAAATATTAGCGCAATAA
- a CDS encoding redoxin domain-containing protein: MDLLKNMRLIMLLCLFFVLSCGDKFTEIPGVKKRLTASSLAGELPTTDGSLINLASDGNKITVLQFASDSCTVCAEEAKSFRSHLRDQNIAPSKIKLVSIIVGAILIDAQDWKSRLGVPWTVAYDTESIVFKKHCSQNTVPCIVIHSPEKGVVLSKHGVVKMDEILSHTGDWEN; this comes from the coding sequence ATGGACCTTCTAAAAAACATGCGCTTGATCATGCTCTTATGTTTGTTTTTTGTTTTAAGTTGTGGTGATAAATTTACTGAAATTCCAGGAGTTAAAAAAAGACTTACCGCTTCTTCATTGGCGGGAGAACTTCCGACAACGGATGGCTCATTAATTAATTTAGCAAGTGATGGGAATAAAATTACCGTTCTCCAATTTGCTTCAGATAGTTGTACCGTATGTGCTGAAGAGGCAAAAAGTTTTAGATCGCACCTTCGTGATCAAAATATCGCGCCATCAAAAATTAAATTAGTGAGTATAATTGTGGGCGCCATTCTTATAGATGCGCAAGATTGGAAATCGCGATTGGGTGTTCCGTGGACAGTTGCCTACGATACAGAGTCAATTGTGTTTAAAAAACATTGTTCGCAAAATACAGTTCCATGCATTGTGATTCATTCTCCTGAAAAAGGGGTGGTCTTAAGTAAGCACGGGGTGGTGAAAATGGATGAGATTTTATCACACACAGGAGATTGGGAAAATTAA
- a CDS encoding 2-oxo acid dehydrogenase subunit E2: MGRIALTRVDRAPVFRKIAMGSWRTPHEGSVYSWLEIDMTKALKFMEDYGRAHNIKVSPVHLVGMAIKRCLKDRPEINGLIRGSRIYLRDKIALFFSVNIPPKEGDKTGKAILSGATIEDADDLTLKELVLALQKRAEIIRDRKDLKFERNFTLIEWIPWFMMKWFLSFASWLTYGLNLNFSWLGVPRDPFGSVLITNVGSFGVEVALPPLITYSRMPLLISVGSIREMPFVINHQVVARNGMTVGVVFDHRFMDGVHAAHMSKIFKKCFEDPEQYLEK; encoded by the coding sequence ATGGGTCGCATCGCACTTACACGGGTTGACCGTGCTCCAGTATTTCGAAAAATAGCTATGGGAAGTTGGCGTACCCCTCACGAGGGGAGCGTTTACTCGTGGTTAGAAATCGATATGACCAAAGCTCTTAAATTCATGGAAGACTACGGTCGCGCTCATAATATCAAGGTTTCTCCTGTTCATCTTGTCGGTATGGCAATCAAGCGATGTCTCAAAGATCGTCCTGAAATAAATGGTTTAATCAGAGGAAGTCGCATTTATCTTCGTGATAAAATTGCTCTGTTTTTCAGTGTGAATATTCCACCCAAAGAAGGTGATAAAACGGGCAAGGCCATCTTATCTGGCGCAACAATCGAAGATGCTGATGATTTAACTTTAAAAGAACTAGTCTTGGCACTTCAAAAAAGAGCTGAAATTATTCGTGATCGCAAAGACTTAAAATTTGAACGCAATTTCACACTCATCGAATGGATCCCGTGGTTCATGATGAAATGGTTTTTATCATTTGCCTCATGGCTCACTTACGGACTTAATTTAAATTTTTCGTGGCTCGGAGTTCCTAGAGATCCTTTTGGGTCAGTGCTTATTACAAATGTTGGAAGTTTCGGGGTTGAGGTTGCACTTCCCCCTTTGATCACATACTCAAGAATGCCTTTGTTGATTTCAGTTGGTTCAATTCGCGAAATGCCATTTGTGATTAATCACCAAGTTGTAGCTCGAAATGGAATGACCGTTGGTGTGGTTTTTGATCATCGTTTTATGGACGGCGTTCATGCTGCTCATATGAGTAAGATCTTTAAAAAATGTTTTGAGGATCCCGAACAGTATCTTGAAAAATAA
- a CDS encoding TlpA disulfide reductase family protein has translation MRTRVVIFLGVLIQTCLLNLAHALPVYKYEDVFGKPVTLEEKKNKQLVVFWATWCSECKGKLTTTLPELNQNPEVDVITVNADEDRERAADYVTKNRLQIPVIRDLSQTLLKDLKVIALPFWVVYTRTHEKSFWTLKDSAVAFDLARVKKALDIK, from the coding sequence ATGAGAACTAGAGTGGTGATATTTTTAGGGGTTTTAATTCAAACCTGTTTATTAAATCTAGCCCATGCACTTCCTGTTTATAAATATGAAGATGTCTTCGGAAAACCAGTAACACTTGAAGAAAAAAAGAATAAACAACTGGTGGTTTTTTGGGCCACTTGGTGTTCAGAGTGTAAGGGTAAGTTGACAACGACTTTACCTGAGCTTAATCAAAATCCAGAAGTCGATGTCATTACCGTGAATGCGGATGAAGACCGTGAGCGTGCGGCAGATTATGTAACAAAAAATCGCCTTCAAATTCCTGTGATTCGCGATCTCAGCCAAACTTTGCTCAAAGATCTTAAGGTTATAGCACTCCCTTTTTGGGTTGTTTATACACGTACCCATGAAAAAAGTTTTTGGACTCTTAAAGATTCAGCCGTGGCCTTTGATTTAGCGCGAGTCAAAAAAGCGTTAGATATTAAGTAG
- a CDS encoding succinate dehydrogenase cytochrome b subunit, with protein sequence MLTLKKSLTSSIGKKYLMSLTGLALLIFLITHLLGNISLYKLDGGQTFNAYTKYLASFGVLLYIAEIGLVLTFLVHIIAAFTVKKSHSDARPVGYKMYRSKGIETSNVSSRNMIVTGIVILVFLIVHVWQFKFGPSVPEGYVTQLNGEPSRDLARLVNEVFHNPLWVIGYVSVMIFVGFHLRHGFWSAFQSLGAMTPRLSKPIYCLGVITAFLLSVGFLFIPIWIYFDLGGALK encoded by the coding sequence ATGCTCACGCTTAAAAAATCACTCACGTCGTCAATTGGCAAAAAATATCTGATGTCCCTAACGGGGCTGGCTTTATTGATATTTTTAATCACTCATCTTCTTGGAAACATCAGCCTCTATAAACTTGATGGGGGCCAAACTTTTAATGCCTACACCAAGTATTTAGCGAGCTTTGGTGTTCTACTTTATATCGCTGAGATCGGACTTGTTTTAACATTCTTAGTTCACATCATTGCGGCATTCACTGTTAAAAAGAGTCATAGTGATGCACGACCCGTGGGCTACAAGATGTATCGTTCAAAAGGAATTGAGACGAGTAACGTTAGCTCTCGCAATATGATCGTTACGGGTATTGTAATTCTTGTTTTTTTAATTGTTCATGTTTGGCAATTCAAATTTGGGCCAAGTGTACCTGAAGGTTATGTGACTCAGCTTAACGGTGAGCCTTCCCGTGATCTTGCACGACTTGTTAACGAAGTTTTCCACAATCCACTTTGGGTTATTGGATATGTGAGTGTGATGATATTTGTTGGCTTTCATTTGCGTCACGGTTTTTGGAGTGCTTTTCAATCATTGGGTGCAATGACTCCAAGACTTTCAAAACCGATTTACTGTCTTGGTGTCATTACCGCTTTTCTTTTATCTGTAGGATTTCTCTTTATACCTATTTGGATCTACTTTGATTTAGGCGGAGCATTAAAATGA
- a CDS encoding succinate dehydrogenase/fumarate reductase iron-sulfur subunit, with translation MTVNLSVWRQASSDVAGKFEEYKVTHVSPNMSFLEMLDVLNDRLVKENKDPIEFDSDCREGICGTCGCMINGQAHGPQKATTTCQLYMRSFKDGDTLVIEPWRAKAFPVIKDLVVDRGAFDRIIGSGGYTSAKTGQHADANAILIPKDIADRAMDAATCIGCGACVAACPNASASLFTSAKIAQLSLLPQGQVEKTRRVEGMVNQMDKERFGGCTNIGECEAACPVEISLSNIAIMKTEYAKATIKSL, from the coding sequence ATGACAGTGAATTTGAGTGTATGGCGTCAGGCAAGTTCAGATGTTGCTGGAAAATTTGAAGAATATAAAGTCACTCATGTGTCACCCAATATGTCATTTCTTGAAATGCTTGATGTTTTAAATGACAGACTTGTTAAAGAGAACAAAGATCCCATTGAATTTGATAGTGATTGTCGCGAAGGAATTTGTGGAACTTGTGGCTGTATGATTAATGGTCAAGCCCATGGCCCACAAAAAGCAACTACAACTTGTCAACTCTACATGCGATCGTTCAAAGATGGTGACACCCTAGTGATAGAGCCTTGGCGCGCAAAGGCGTTTCCTGTCATTAAAGATTTAGTTGTTGATCGCGGCGCATTTGATCGCATCATCGGGAGTGGTGGATACACTTCTGCAAAAACGGGTCAACATGCCGACGCTAATGCTATTTTGATTCCCAAAGATATTGCAGATCGCGCAATGGACGCTGCAACTTGTATTGGTTGTGGTGCATGTGTTGCTGCATGCCCAAATGCTTCTGCTAGTCTTTTTACCTCGGCAAAAATCGCACAGCTTTCGCTCTTACCACAGGGGCAAGTTGAAAAAACCCGACGTGTTGAGGGTATGGTCAATCAAATGGATAAAGAACGTTTTGGTGGATGCACGAACATTGGTGAGTGTGAAGCGGCTTGCCCAGTCGAAATCTCTCTATCAAATATTGCCATTATGAAAACTGAGTATGCAAAAGCAACCATTAAGTCTTTGTAA
- a CDS encoding CPXCG motif-containing cysteine-rich protein gives MESITSDCPYCDEPIAAEFDGTGAGTERFIVDCDVCCKPIEFVVRMTHDGEYEFDVKTDAD, from the coding sequence ATGGAATCAATTACTTCAGATTGCCCTTATTGCGACGAGCCCATTGCCGCAGAATTTGATGGCACAGGAGCAGGAACCGAACGCTTCATCGTCGATTGTGACGTATGCTGTAAGCCAATCGAGTTTGTTGTAAGAATGACTCATGATGGCGAGTATGAGTTCGACGTTAAGACCGACGCGGATTAA
- a CDS encoding fumarate reductase/succinate dehydrogenase flavoprotein subunit, with translation MKLDAHIPEGPVTEKWERYRSEMKLVSPANKRKHTILVVGTGLAGASAAASLSELGYNVKSFCIQDSPRRAHSIAAQGGINAAKNYPNDGDSVWRLFYDTVKGGDFRAREANVYRLAELSKSIIDQCVAQGVPFAREYSGELANRSFGGAQVSRTFYARGQTGQQLLLGAYGALMRQVETGHVEMFPRREMLDLVLVDGKARGIITRNLVTGALERHAGDAVLLCTGGYGRVYYLSTNAFNSNATASWRCYKRGALFANPCFTQIHPTCIPVSGDYQSKLTLMSESLRNDGRVWVPVKKEDCKKSPQTIAEGERDYYLERRYPSFGNLVPRDVASRAAKAVCDEGRGVGESGLAVYLDFRDAIKRDGMSVIKEKYGNLFSMYQQITGENPYEVPMRIYPAVHYTMGGLWVDYNLMSNLPGLHVLGEANFSDHGANRLGASALMQGLADGYFVIPYTLGQYLASNSLSKVTVDHPEFAMAEASVKDQIARFFKISEKGRKPVMEFYRELGLIMWDHVGMGRTESGLKTAISKIQTLREEFWQNVKIPASNETFNKNLEVAGRVADFLELGELMAKDALERAESCGGHFREESQTPDGEALRDDEKYGHVSAWQYQGADKQPVLHKEKLEFENVHLAQRSYK, from the coding sequence ATGAAATTAGACGCGCATATTCCAGAAGGTCCAGTAACTGAAAAGTGGGAACGTTACCGTAGTGAAATGAAATTGGTTAGTCCTGCGAATAAAAGAAAACACACAATTCTTGTTGTCGGAACAGGTCTTGCTGGAGCCTCAGCTGCGGCATCACTCTCGGAACTTGGCTACAATGTAAAAAGTTTTTGTATTCAAGATTCACCACGCCGAGCTCATAGTATTGCCGCGCAAGGTGGAATAAATGCTGCGAAAAATTATCCAAACGACGGCGATAGTGTCTGGCGACTTTTTTATGACACAGTAAAAGGTGGTGATTTTCGTGCACGGGAAGCCAATGTCTATCGACTGGCAGAACTGAGTAAAAGCATTATTGATCAGTGTGTGGCTCAAGGTGTTCCTTTTGCGCGAGAGTATAGTGGAGAACTTGCAAATCGATCATTTGGAGGCGCACAAGTTTCGCGCACTTTTTATGCTCGAGGACAAACCGGTCAACAACTTCTCTTGGGTGCCTATGGTGCACTTATGCGCCAAGTAGAAACTGGTCACGTTGAAATGTTTCCAAGACGAGAAATGCTAGATCTTGTTTTGGTCGACGGAAAAGCTCGCGGAATCATTACCCGAAATCTTGTTACGGGTGCTCTTGAACGTCATGCAGGAGACGCTGTTCTTCTTTGCACAGGTGGTTACGGCCGGGTTTATTATTTATCAACAAACGCATTTAATTCTAACGCAACAGCAAGTTGGCGTTGTTACAAACGAGGAGCACTTTTTGCTAATCCTTGTTTCACACAAATTCATCCTACATGCATTCCTGTTTCAGGTGATTACCAATCAAAATTAACTTTGATGAGTGAGAGCCTTCGTAATGACGGGCGTGTTTGGGTGCCGGTTAAAAAAGAAGATTGTAAAAAATCACCTCAGACAATTGCAGAAGGTGAGCGCGATTATTATTTAGAGAGGCGCTACCCAAGTTTTGGAAACCTCGTTCCTCGCGACGTTGCTTCTCGAGCTGCAAAAGCGGTTTGTGATGAAGGCCGCGGAGTCGGTGAGAGTGGCTTAGCTGTGTATCTCGATTTTAGAGATGCTATTAAGCGCGACGGCATGAGTGTGATTAAAGAAAAATACGGAAATCTTTTTTCAATGTATCAACAAATCACGGGTGAAAACCCCTATGAAGTGCCCATGCGCATTTACCCAGCTGTACATTACACGATGGGTGGTTTGTGGGTTGATTACAATTTGATGAGTAATCTTCCAGGACTTCATGTTTTAGGAGAAGCAAACTTTTCTGATCACGGTGCGAATAGATTAGGTGCAAGTGCATTAATGCAAGGTTTAGCTGACGGATACTTCGTTATTCCATACACACTTGGCCAATACTTAGCTTCTAATAGTTTAAGTAAAGTTACAGTGGATCATCCTGAGTTTGCTATGGCTGAAGCGTCAGTTAAAGATCAGATCGCAAGATTTTTCAAAATCAGCGAAAAGGGTCGTAAGCCAGTAATGGAATTTTATCGAGAACTCGGACTCATCATGTGGGATCACGTGGGAATGGGTCGCACAGAATCTGGTTTAAAAACAGCAATTTCAAAAATTCAAACTCTGCGAGAAGAATTTTGGCAAAATGTTAAAATCCCGGCTTCAAACGAAACGTTTAATAAAAATCTTGAAGTTGCAGGCCGAGTTGCTGACTTTTTAGAATTAGGTGAGCTCATGGCAAAAGATGCACTTGAGCGTGCTGAATCATGTGGTGGTCATTTCAGAGAAGAAAGTCAAACACCAGATGGTGAAGCATTACGTGACGACGAAAAATACGGTCATGTGTCTGCTTGGCAATATCAAGGTGCAGATAAACAACCAGTACTACATAAAGAAAAACTCGAATTTGAGAACGTGCATTTAGCACAGCGGAGTTACAAATGA